From a single Sulfolobus sp. E5-1-F genomic region:
- a CDS encoding ISNCY family transposase, with translation MKITSLFNRRFARVRKYLEKVKKTLGSKSLVKLLGASLIEDGSMRTKCTTAGIDYEYALRKLEEVAKVDLIEVVKELVGEHKVQLSIDDTLNEKYYAEAAWVSAHMTQFFYSRKDKTYIPAHQILVATIRDLETNEVYLIHLEIYLPQKVVNILKQEGKPVQFRTKIEIAIELIEKVRRRLNVSSIAFDSWYVNRRTLLPGVVSELKASARVTEGGRSVPVAEFPEGEFSVTYLGVPIKLIVVNNYKGCGRRYFFTTDLTMTSEEVITTWENRWDVETVIRDLKVLGLRSSSFKSVVKILGYMKLVGLVVNFLHILKYELGSHLGVKALSRYLKNVYGYFLDYKKLFRLR, from the coding sequence GGCGCATCTCTGATCGAAGATGGATCAATGAGGACCAAGTGCACCACGGCTGGAATTGACTACGAATACGCCTTGAGGAAGTTAGAGGAGGTCGCTAAGGTCGATCTAATCGAAGTAGTGAAGGAATTAGTAGGGGAACACAAGGTCCAGCTCTCAATAGACGACACACTAAACGAGAAATACTACGCTGAAGCCGCGTGGGTCTCAGCTCACATGACCCAATTCTTCTACTCCAGGAAGGATAAAACCTACATCCCAGCACACCAAATCCTTGTAGCCACAATAAGGGACTTGGAAACCAACGAGGTCTACTTGATCCACCTCGAGATCTACCTACCACAAAAAGTCGTGAATATCTTGAAACAAGAAGGGAAGCCAGTCCAGTTCAGAACGAAGATCGAAATCGCAATTGAGCTGATAGAGAAAGTGAGGAGGAGGCTTAACGTTAGTTCAATAGCGTTCGATTCGTGGTACGTGAACAGGAGAACTCTTCTGCCCGGTGTTGTTTCGGAACTTAAGGCGAGCGCGCGGGTTACCGAGGGAGGTAGATCCGTGCCGGTCGCCGAGTTCCCCGAGGGAGAGTTCTCCGTCACGTACCTCGGCGTTCCTATTAAATTAATTGTAGTTAATAATTATAAAGGTTGCGGGAGGAGGTACTTCTTCACGACCGACCTAACCATGACCTCTGAGGAGGTAATAACGACTTGGGAGAATAGGTGGGATGTTGAAACTGTGATAAGGGATTTGAAGGTCCTAGGCCTTAGGAGCAGTTCGTTCAAGAGCGTAGTCAAGATCCTCGGATACATGAAGCTTGTTGGCCTAGTTGTGAACTTCCTCCACATCTTGAAGTATGAGCTCGGTTCCCACCTTGGTGTAAAGGCTCTCTCAAGGTACTTGAAAAACGTTTATGGATACTTCCTTGACTATAAGAAACTATTCAGACTACGATAA